Genomic window (Leishmania infantum JPCM5 genome chromosome 27):
GCCCACAAACGCACACAGTCGCACCCCAGCAAACGGGCAGAGGAAGCGGAAGGGGGTGCGCTGAAGCAACGAGAACGTTCAAGCTACAGATACGGAGGAGACGACGGGTAGAGGGGAAGAAGTACCGGAATAAAGTGAGAGGAAGGGCGAAGACAAAGAAGAAGACGGGGGAGACATTCAACTGTCAACTTagagagggcgagagtgAGAGCAgcatttcttttttctttttccaaGTGCAGAAGGCAGTAACAGCAACAGAAAAATAGACACACGCAtatgcgaaaaaaaaaaaacaagaaaacgaCAGATAATACTGGATGGTAATAGTGacggaaaacaaagagagatCCCCGTGCTGCATGACGCAGCACTCGGagaagacgcacacacaagactAGCAAGCGGCTGAGcggacaaaaaaaaaaaaacatgagAACCGAACGTAGAAAAGAGATGAACGTAAGCATGTCGTTTTGGGGTTTGTTTAGTAGTTGGTCCACCTGTGgacgtgcatgtgtgctgtttgtgtgtgtgtgtatgtgtcttGCATGGCTTGGTTGGCGATGTGGGGAGGACGGAAAGAGCGGGGATCGAGGGGTTGAGGGGCGGGCGAGCGGGAAAACTCAagacagcaacaaaaaaaaaaacttggCAGCTGCCATTCATGAAGAGCGGACAGAAGCCGTGGCATCGCACCTTCCGTGATACGCAAGCACAAACGACGTCGACATGGATGTCAGAAAAATAAAAGaaaagcacagagagaggcgctgGTGACGGTGCTCCCTGCGGGTCGTGAAATAGCACTTGCACATCCAAAAGAAGCCATACGCGGATTAACATAATAAAAAGATGCACAAAGTCGTCTTCCTTTTCCCCAGAACAGCCAACACGCAGAGCGCGCCCCTAATGCGCCAAGCAAGCAGTAAGCCGAACTCACACGCCCATGACCTCTGGGAGAGAGCACACCACCAACTCACCCATCACCGCAGACTAGTACCGACTTCGTGCCGCTGTTCTTCCGAACCCCTACCGACTTTAGACCTCGCGCACAACGGTAGGGCTTCCCCTTCGCTGCCGACCCATCGTCGAGCACGCCGCTGTCTGTCACCCTCGCAATCACAGTCGGCGGACAGAGCTCCTCGCAGCGATCAGTCGCGCACTAAAACTCACGACAAACAAGTCGCcgacatcacacacacaaacagacaCCTCATCCGAGACGACACATCGTCCCTACAGATGAGCCGTCTCCACGTACTTCGGCACGGCAGActtcagcgcctcgctcgccttcgccgcaAAGCGCTTCTGGAAGCTCGCCTGGAACATCGCCACCAGCTCCTTCGTCGTCTCGTTGAACGCCTTCACATCCTTCCACGCCTTGCGCGggtccagcagctgcgccggcacgcgcgcgcacctcctcgggATCTGCAGGCCCCAGCCCGGGTACACGCAGTACTGTTCCTTGTCCAGGCTGCCGTCGTGAATCGCGTCGATCACGGCACGCGTCACCTTCAGCGGCATCCGCTTCGCGCCGCGGTCCGCGCGCCCGCCAGCGTAGCCGGTGTTCAGCAGCCATACGCGGGCGTTGTGCTCCGTCATCTTCCTTGCCAGCTGCTCCCCATAGTACGTCGCGTGGCGCACAAGGAACGGGCCGCCGAAGCACGACGAGAAGATCGGCTTCGCCACCGGCGTGCTGCCTGCCTCCACGCCGGGCACGTTCGCGGTGTACCCCATGATGAACCAAAACATCGCCTGCTCCGGTGTCAGCCGCGCAACCGGCGGCATCACGCCGAACGCGTCGTTCGTCAGGAAGATCACGTTGTTCGGGTGCCCGGCAACCGCGTGCGTCAGCGCGCCGGGGATGTGCTCCAGCGGGTATGCAACGCGCGTGTTCTTGCAGATGGACTCGTCGTTGAAGTCGATCTCGTGCGTCGCCTTGTCCAGAGTGCAGttctccgccacggcgccgaaCTTCACAGCGTTGTagatctcctcctccgtcttcgGGTTCAGCCCGATCGCCTTCGCGTAGCAGCCGCCCTCGATGTTGAACACGCCGCGGTCCGTCCACACgtgctcgtcgtcgccgatcAGCATCCGGTTCGGGTCTGCGGACAGCGTCGTCTTGCCCGTCCCGCTCAGCCCGAAGAACACAGTCACGTCGCCCTTCTTGCCGACGTTCGCGGACGCGTGCATGCACAGGTGGCCCTGGCGCGGCATCAGCTCGAACATCACCGTCAGTATGCCCTTCTTCATCTCGCCAGCGTACTCCGTGCCCAGGatcacctcctcgcccgTCTTGAAGTTTAGCGACACAGACGTCGTCGACGTGATCCCGGGCACCGACGGGTCTGCCAAGTGCTCGCCGGCGTTGTAGATCGTGTACTCCGGCTCGCCAAAGCTCTCTAGCTCCTGCCGTGTCGGGCGGATCAGCATGTTGTACATGAACAGTGCGTGATACGGCCGCGTTGTGATCACGCGCACCTTCAGGCGATAGCGCTCGTCGTGCCCGGCGAAGCAATCCACGATGAACAGGTGGTCGCGTGAGTTCAGGAAGTCCATCGCGCGCTTCTTCACCTTTGCGAACGACTCCTCGCTCAGCTTCACGTTTACACTGCCCCAGTCCACGTTCTCGCGCACGTCATCCGTGTCCGCCACACGCTTGTCGCTCGGCGAGCGGCCAGTCTTCGCGTATGacagcacgcacagcgcgccgcgcgcgctcagCTTCGTGTCCTTCTCGAGCTTCAGCGCCCACTGCACCAGCTCGGGGGCGGTGAGGTTGCGGTGGATGATCGGGGCCATGGTTGATGCCTTCGCGGGGTGGTGATtaggtgggtggggagggagggggagttTTGTGATACGtggggcgaggaggcgcagtgTGTACGTCTGTTATCGTAGTTTTTATCCTCTGGTTTCGTTGGTAGGCTTTGTAGAAAGTGTCGGCTGAGGAAGCTCAAGAGGCTGTCGCGTACGGCGTAGAGAAGTTGTACATGGAGTCGGAGACAGCGGAGGGTACGAAGTTGAGAAAGATTCGGGCCATGGAAAGGCCGGGAGAGGACGACAAGGCTTGCGAGagcgccagccgctgctggcggcagaGGACACGCGGACAACCTCGAGGTGAAGAATGAATGAGAGCTGCACAAGACGCCACTCTGATAAGGCTGCTCCGCCGTCTATCATGCGGTgggcagcgcgcgcggccaGTGACTAAAAGGTGATCGGAGCAACTTCTCAGCGGGCAATGATACGCCGGAGAAGGGGAGTGGAAgctgcgtttttttttcttttaaTCCGGTGTGTCGAATCGATGTTCATCTGTGCGACAGGCAGCGCCACGCTGAGGTGGGGCGCTGGCTTGTTGGAATGGGCGTGATGGTGGATGAACGATGACACGCTTTATGAGGTGCAAGGCTGGACAATGAGGAACCCGATGGTAGAATCGGAAGCCCGAAGGGCAAGAAATTTGTATTTTCTTCTCAAGAGCCAAGGTCACCACGAATAGGTGGTGAACGAAGCTGAGCCGAGAAGAGGTGGATACTGTATacctgtgtgcgcgcgtctgtgtcgATATCCctctggcgcgcgcgcaagtCACTGGCACTCGAGGACACCTCAATTTAGATTTACGGTCGCTGAGTTGCTCACCATTGATGTCCTGGCGAGGCGCGAGACAGAAGAAATGCATTTTACATGCGCACAGGCAAGAATAGgaacagacagagacagtGAGCGAAACACAGCACCGTCGTGAGGGTGGGAGGTTGGACGTGCAGTCATCTTgggagccgccgccacaccaACATTCACAGCAAAGGGTGACGCAGAAGCACACCGGTGGCCTGGTGGTGCAAGTGCGCGAAACCGAAGAGGACATGGCGATTCGTGGAGGAAAGACCAGAGgggggaagaaaaaaaagaaggggctGCGTTGGAAGGTGATGGGCAGCGCGAAAGCGAGCGGAAGACCGAGATGAGTgcacagggagggagggaggacgTACGGGAGGAGCTCTTGTCAGGCGACGCCTTTTCCGTTCTCGTCTCGTACGTGAAGCACAGCAATGCAAACGCATAGCTCCACCATCACCACAACCACAACCTCCTCTGTGAGTTCACACCGTAGACCAAAAACGCCACGCGAGAATGCGAGGAGCAGGTAAAGAAGGAGGTGATGAGATCACAGCTCGGAGCAAGTACATCAACATATGCAAGCACACATGCACCGTtgagaagagaaggaggcgggGTTCAGCTGATGCACCACAACGACGGTAGGCGATATCGCAAaacagaagagaggggggcgcgCAGCACAAGGAGACGGGAATGGGGGAAGGAAGAGTCGAGAAGAACATGCCGAAGGGGTGCCAAGTGCCTGAAGCATCTGCGCcaaggcgcagcggtgcgaaGACAGCGCGAGAGGACAGACCACGAGGGGTGTGAGAAATCAAGCTATAAAAGCTGAGCAGCGGGggaaagaggaagggagaagagcacTAGAATGTCCGCCTCGACCCATGTCGGGGTTTCGTGCGGTGTGTATACCGGTGCCTGTCTGAGGTCCGTCTGCGCGCATACGTACATCTCTGCCAAAggccccctcttccctcaccaccaccgccaccgcccccctGCGTTTCTTTTCGAAGATACACAGCGGTcaagcgcacgcaccacACTCTCATACACAATGTGCAACACAGATGAGGAGACGAAAAGGACGACAGCACAggtgaggagagagcgagagcgagaaaggCGATCGTGGGCAAGAGAGCGGAACAAGGGCGGAGAGGTCGGAGCAGATGATTGGGGCAAAGAGAAGCGGtcgtgagggagggggccaaGCACGCCGGCCAGCCAGACTGGCCAAACACATCAAGCACGAGGAGAGGCACCATAtcgagggggaagggagatAAAGGGGTGTTCGGCGTGGCCCGTCTTCTTCTGCCGCACCGGCATGAGTGGTCAGATGCGTGCGGGCACGGGTGAGCGGGAGACTCGGCATTGCCCCACGTGGCAGGTGCAAGTCGCTCTTCGAGTAGGCTCCGCTTACGCGCGGCTCTGCTGTGGGGTGGCCTTGCCGTTATGAGTTCGTGCTGGAGCGAGCTCGCTTCCGAGTAGTGGCCGGCACAGAGGCGCCCGCAAAAGACTTGCGCCCAGGGACATTAGACGGAGACGATGGCGCACTCCGCTCTGTCGACGACGATGGGCGATGGGCAGGGCAACTCTTTGCGCCCCTCCAGCTACCGCTAGCGCTGGTCCGTCGGTGAGTCACCGGGGGCGGCGCTGAATCGGTCGAGGGGCCCGCAGAGTCCGCCTGCTTGCCTTCGCCGCTACCATCGCTGTCGTCTGCGACCTCGTCTAGGTTCGGCATGCGCGGTGCTGGTGACACCATggcaacggcagcgtgcGGCTGTCCATTGACGGCAGCGCGAGTTCGCGGCGTCAGCGGGGTCAGAGTTGGCACAGAAGCCGATAGCGCCTCTGCATCCGGACTGCCCATCCCGCTGCTCAGAGGGGGAACCGTGGTGGAGACTGCACCACGGTTACCACGCCTTGCCACTGCAGCCATGGTGAACGCGTTGATGGTGTCCGCATATTCGGCGACAAGGCCTTCAGCGCGCTCCAAGGCGGCTGTCTTGGCGGCCAGCTGATCCTCGAGCGTGTCCATGGCAGCGCGGGATTCAAGCTGAGCAGCCTGAACCTTCTCGAGCGCCACCTCACGGTCGTGTACGAGGGTTTGCAAGTGCTCGATGCGGGAGTTCAGCACATCTTGCGGCGATGGCCTCGACGAAGACAGATTGAGATCGGAGTTGCTGAGGGCAGCAGTGAGGCTATCGCGACGGCTGCGAgctttgctgctgccgcctgtgCCACCGCCGTACTGTGCCTGGGTGGCAGCCAGCTGTGTCGTGATGCCGCTGAGGCTCTctcgcagcgcctcctgccgccgcgccgcctgaAGCTCTGGTGCGGCCTTGCTCAGCACGAGGTCCCGCATTCGtgccttcacctcctccagctccgcctcccgcACCTTCAGTTGTTGGCGGAGCTGCTTAAGCTCCTGCATCGTGCCGCCACCCGCGGCTGTCGCCATGAGCTCCAACTCACTGTagcgctgctccagctccacaTAGTCAGCGCGTAGCGTCGCCAGATCCTCGCGCAGGTGCTCCGCCTCTGCAGCCTTGGCGCGCAGCTCACTGACCTGCTGCTCCAGTGCCGCGCAggcctgccgcagcgtcgcctctcGTCCCTCCAGCTCGCGGGCCTGCCGGCGACTGAGCATGAGGTCTGCCTGCAAGCTAGACACCTGCAGAATTTGAGCCTGTTCGATAGCCTCTAAAGTGGAAGGTGCCGTTGTgaagcgctgcgctgcattCTCGGCAGACGTAGCTGACAGAGACAGCGACTTCGGCGTCACGGAGCCACTTACATTGCTGCGGGCACGCGAACTGGGCTCAAGACGCGAAGTGCGTAGCAGCCGGTCTGCCTCTCGGGTAAGTCGATGATTCTCATCCTGCAGCTTGCGCAGTACAGCCTCCTGTTCCTTGAGATCCTTCTCGACCGCAGCCAGCTGCTCTtctgcgcgcagctgcgctgcagtggcgcgcgCTTCAGCACGCCGCGCCTCCACAACCTCTGCTGTGGTGACTGCCGTCCTCTGCCTGAGCTGCTCCTCGAACTCGGCCTGTGCCGACGCGATCTTTTCCGACGCGTCATCAATGGCGGCAGACAAGTTGTCGGCGCGGTCTCGCTCACCCATCAGGTCGCTTGCCAGTGCATCCATCGCAGAGCGTAAGTTGGTCAGGTCCACCTCCTTGTCCGCCAGTGTTCTTCGAAGATCCGCAATGGTGTTCGTCGCGGCCGCCTGCTCATCTATCAACCGCGCAAAGGCCGCCTCTGCACGGTTGGCGGGCACCGCGCGACACAGAGGAGATGTGCCCAGCACATATGACCCGCTGTTCGACTCCATCTCCACTGCATCGTCGTTCTCTGACTCCGTGGTGCGAccccgccgacgccgccgccgctcgcgtcGGCCATTTGTCCTGGTGAAGGAGTTCGGCATTGCACCTCGATCCAAAGCTTCGAGGCGCTGTTCCATGGCAGCAACCCACTCCAGAGCTCGAGTCCACGGCGAAAGGATTTCCTGCACACTCGTTCCTGTGCCCGACGCGCCGTCCGTCTGGGAAGCCGACCGTTGCACCGCTACCTCAGCGACTCTGCAGAACGCCCTTGACATGTCTACCACATGAGCCATGCCAAGACGAACCTGCGTAGTTTGAACATCAAAGgccgacgtcgtcgtcgccagcgcgTCCTGGAGACGCTCTTCATCACGATATTGTGCAtcctgcgcctccgcagcgcgaTCCAGCTCTTTCTGTGTCGCCAaaagctgcgccaccacgtcgGCTTTGTCCGACACGGCGGCTGCCAGTGCCTTCTGCAGCCGTGTAACCTCATCGGTGAGCACCGCCCGGGCGTCATTTAGTTCCGATGCGTCATAGTTCAGCTGCTCAACGAGAGCCTCCTGCTCGGCGAGCCGTGCCACCGTGCGCTCCAGCGTCGCCTGCACGtcctcgctgcgctgcagcacctccgccagctccgcagctgTTCCGTTCAGCGTTtcccgcagcgccgatgcctccgcctccgcggcctcgctgcgccgtgcctccgccgcgcaccgctcctcaagcgaggcagcagcgctctcACCGTCCGTCTGCCTCGACGCAAACGTCGTCACAGCGGCGCGTGAGGTCGACAGCTTCTCCCTCAGCTGCGCGTTctccgccgtcagcgccgccacgcgcgccaTCAGCTCGGCTTCAGTgacctccgctgccgtgtgcATGACCTCGTGCTTGCCCTCCGCGTCCGCAGCacgcgcctccagctccgctaCAGCGCGAGtcgcgcgcgccagctcctccaccgtgcgcgcgtgctctgccgccagctgctccttcGCCTCTGAATAcacctgcagccgctgctcggcaTCGCACACCTCGGAAGCAGTGCGGTCCAGCGCAGCAAGCGCCGTGCTGAGCTCAACGTCCTTGCTGCGTACCGCGGCCTCTGCTTCCTCTAGGCACGCctgcagacgctgctgcgcggcagccgcgtccgACGCGCGGTCCTCTGCCGCGGAGATCTTTCCGCGAAGTCCGGCTGCCTCTTCGCCAAGCGCGTCACGCTCGctcgtgagcagcagcacggacCGCTGCGCAGTAGCCAGCTCATCCTGCAGCCTTGTGCTCTCAGCACTCAGAACCCCCACAAGTGACTCCTGCTCGGCGAGCCGTGCCACCGTGCGCTCCAGCGTCGCCTGCACGtcctcgctgcgctgcagcacctccgccagctccgcagctgTTCCGTTCAGCGTTtcccgcagcgccgatgcctccgcctccgcggcctcgctgcgccgtgcctccgccgcgcaccgctcctcaagcgaggcagcagcgctctcACCGTCCGTCTGCCTCGACGCAAACGTCGTCACAGCGGCGCGTGAGGTCGACAGCTTCTCCCTCAGCTGCGCGTTCTCCGctgtcagcgccgccacgcgcgccaTCAGCTCGGCTTCAGTgacctccgctgccgtgtgcATGACCTCGTGCTTGCCCTCCGCGTCCGCAGCacgcgcctccagctccgctaCAGCGCGAGtcgcgcgcgccagctcctccaccgtgcgcgcgtgctctgccgccagctgctccttcGCCTCTGAATAcacctgcagccgctgctcggcaTCGCACACCTCGGAAGCAGTGCGGTCCAGCGCAGCAAGCGCCGTGCTGAGCTCAACGTCCTTGCTGCGTACCGCGGCCTCTGCTTCCTCTAGGCACGCctgcagacgctgctgcgcggcagccgcgtccgACGCGCGGTCCTCTGCCGCGGAGATCTTTCCGCGAAGTCCGGCTGCCTCTTCGCCAAGCGCGTCACGCTCGctcgtgagcagcagcacggacCGCTGCGCAGTAGCCAGCTCATCCTGCAGCCTTGTGCTCTCAGCACTCAGAACCCCCACAAGTGACTCCTGCTCGGCGAGCCGTGCCACCGTGCGCTCCAGCGTCGCCTGCACGtcctcgctgcgctgcagcacctccgccagctccgcagctgTTCCGTTCAGCGTTtcccgcagcgccgatgcctccgcctccgcggcctcgctgcgccgtgcctccgccgcgcaccgctcctcaagcgaggcagcagcgctctcACCGTCCGTCTGCCTCGACGCAAACGTCGTCACAGCGGCGCGTGAGGTCGACAGCTTCTCCCTCAGCTGCGCGTTctccgccgtcagcgccgccacgcgcgccaTCAGCTCGGCTTCAGTgacctccgctgccgtgtgcATGACCTCGTGCTTGCCCTCCGCGTCCGCAGCacgcgcctccagctccgctaCAGCGCGAGtcgcgcgcgccagctcctccaccgtgcgcgcgtgctctgCCGACAGCTCCTTGACGCGGTGCTGAGCGTCCTCCAGCTGATATGCAAGCGAGTCCAGCGCCGCATTCATAGCGCGCAGCTCCGACTCAGCAGCAGTCGAAGGCTgggcgggcggcggtgtcggaAGGCTGCTCGCTGCGTCCCGCGCAgccctctccagctcctctACGTGCGcttgcagctgctccaccgcgcgcTGGTGCTCCGCACACCGCTCCcggtgcgcctcctcggacGCTCGGAGCCGCTTTTCCTGCGCCTGCGTTGCCACCAGCTCGTCCCTCAGAGCCGCCATGACCTCCTCTaggtgcgcctgctgcgccgctgcagccgcctcggcctcggcCAGCGCGCGGGACTGTgacgccagctccgcctccagcgtgTTTACCTCCGCCTTCAGGTCAGcctccacgcgcacgcgctccgACTGCAGGGCTGCTATGGTCTGCTTCATCTGCTCGATGCACTGGTGCGCTGCCTCGAGGGCAGCGATGTCCTCTTGTTTTTGCCATTCCCTATCATCTGCACGGACGTCTAAAGGCGCCCTCACAGCCGAGGAGCGGCTCTGCAGCTGTTCCTCCGCGTGCGCTGGTGGTGATATGAGAAGGGCGCGCCGCTCGTCCGGCAAGCGTCGAACCTCGCCTATGATGTCATCGCGGTCGCCGACAACAGCATCGCGCTGAGAGCGCAGACTTGCGAGCTCAGCCTCCGattcctgccgctgctgtgatgcctcgctctctgctgATGCGG
Coding sequences:
- a CDS encoding putative glycosomal phosphoenolpyruvate carboxykinase, whose amino-acid sequence is MAPIIHRNLTAPELVQWALKLEKDTKLSARGALCVLSYAKTGRSPSDKRVADTDDVRENVDWGSVNVKLSEESFAKVKKRAMDFLNSRDHLFIVDCFAGHDERYRLKVRVITTRPYHALFMYNMLIRPTRQELESFGEPEYTIYNAGEHLADPSVPGITSTTSVSLNFKTGEEVILGTEYAGEMKKGILTVMFELMPRQGHLCMHASANVGKKGDVTVFFGLSGTGKTTLSADPNRMLIGDDEHVWTDRGVFNIEGGCYAKAIGLNPKTEEEIYNAVKFGAVAENCTLDKATHEIDFNDESICKNTRVAYPLEHIPGALTHAVAGHPNNVIFLTNDAFGVMPPVARLTPEQAMFWFIMGYTANVPGVEAGSTPVAKPIFSSCFGGPFLVRHATYYGEQLARKMTEHNARVWLLNTGYAGGRADRGAKRMPLKVTRAVIDAIHDGSLDKEQYCVYPGWGLQIPRRCARVPAQLLDPRKAWKDVKAFNETTKELVAMFQASFQKRFAAKASEALKSAVPKYVETAHL